In Candidatus Binatia bacterium, one DNA window encodes the following:
- a CDS encoding c-type cytochrome — translation MLRRVLKYTVIGALLLGVGGYAAFRLWLGPSPEEILSRIKILPAPILSPAEEQATLLAPPGFRVELVASEPLIAEPVAIDWDDQGRLYVVEMRGYMRDLAASGEDEPSGRIVILEDTDHDGQMDTSRVYLDGLVMPRAVRVLPEGVLVAEPGTLWLCRDPENTGTCAIRERLGEYAMVGNNPEHQENGLLAGIDGWIYNAKSRRRLRLDPDGLVVEQTPARGQWGLAQDDEGRLYYNHNSGFLYADAIPGSYAMRQAATAASWSKPGVNLPLTDGEEVHGIRVAPGLNRAYLRGTLRPDGRQRGPTGVSGVAIQRGDQFGPEFKGDAFVPESAGNLVTHFEIQTDGTEMQAVHKLYPDESFGEREFLVSTDERFRPVDAEIGPDGALYIVDMYRGIVQHAEMVSDYLDEYIRDQGLENSGARGRLWRVVREDRPIDYVPPPMTTTAELLAGLDHPNGWVRDRAQRQLVYRDAPETIASLRALENFSSTGRIHALWTLSLLHKLDQATFRQGLADAQPAVRVAALRAFEPMLDGTEAERRELLRRADEDPDPRVRLQAVLTMGALPPAERPLPQMLQLGRGADPLLSHAVLSGLDGLESQALEILLEEDEAATTNEARDRFLTEVTTAAFASIRAAPSPGPATVQLLDRVQSLDQKAKRTALVNGIAAAQRLPGASRIALAGPHALLADESDEIRPIRSHFTWPGDPRPGGARPLSSDELERFRKGGELYQDVCASCHGSSGRGIPGQAPSLVGAAWVRDSDEWLIRIVLGGLTGPIQIDDETWNLNMPSHDDPAVLDDEAIAAILTFLRRSFGHADEPVTAQTVARIREITRHRQSPWTVADLLALDGPHRYDRYLGNYGIPLIAMQLEVTRSGTQLSLGMVNGPTTDLQEMTDGSFRTSDALGLALEFVSDPAKPAEPIEEAILNYQGTRVPLARQN, via the coding sequence ATGTTGCGGCGAGTTTTGAAATATACCGTCATCGGCGCCCTGCTTCTCGGGGTCGGCGGCTATGCGGCCTTTCGTCTCTGGCTGGGACCTTCCCCGGAAGAAATTCTGTCCCGCATCAAAATCCTGCCAGCTCCGATCCTGAGCCCGGCAGAGGAACAGGCCACCTTGCTGGCCCCGCCGGGATTCCGGGTCGAATTGGTCGCATCCGAACCCCTGATCGCCGAACCCGTCGCCATCGACTGGGACGATCAGGGCCGTCTCTACGTTGTCGAGATGCGTGGTTATATGCGCGACCTTGCCGCCAGCGGGGAAGACGAGCCCTCCGGTAGAATCGTCATCCTCGAGGACACCGATCACGACGGGCAGATGGATACGAGCCGGGTCTACCTCGACGGCCTGGTCATGCCACGGGCCGTCCGCGTCCTGCCCGAGGGGGTTCTGGTCGCCGAGCCCGGCACCCTTTGGCTGTGTCGCGATCCGGAGAATACAGGCACCTGCGCCATTCGGGAGCGCCTCGGCGAATACGCCATGGTCGGCAACAATCCGGAGCATCAGGAAAACGGCTTGCTCGCCGGCATCGACGGTTGGATCTATAATGCGAAATCTCGGCGGCGACTCCGCCTGGATCCGGACGGCCTGGTGGTGGAGCAAACACCGGCCCGGGGGCAATGGGGCCTTGCGCAGGATGATGAAGGGCGACTCTACTACAACCACAACTCCGGCTTTCTTTACGCCGATGCGATCCCGGGTAGCTATGCCATGCGCCAGGCTGCGACGGCCGCCTCATGGTCCAAGCCCGGAGTCAATCTACCTCTGACCGATGGGGAAGAGGTGCACGGCATTCGCGTAGCTCCCGGCCTCAACCGAGCCTATCTGCGCGGCACGCTGCGCCCCGACGGTCGCCAACGCGGCCCCACGGGAGTCAGCGGCGTAGCCATCCAGCGCGGCGACCAGTTCGGCCCCGAGTTCAAAGGGGACGCCTTTGTTCCCGAATCTGCAGGCAATCTGGTCACACATTTCGAGATTCAGACTGATGGCACCGAGATGCAGGCCGTTCACAAGCTCTACCCCGATGAAAGCTTTGGAGAGCGAGAATTTCTGGTCTCGACCGATGAGCGCTTCCGGCCCGTCGATGCCGAGATTGGCCCCGACGGGGCTCTATATATTGTCGATATGTATCGCGGCATCGTCCAGCATGCGGAAATGGTCTCGGACTACCTCGACGAATACATTCGGGACCAGGGGCTCGAGAATTCGGGGGCCCGCGGCCGTCTGTGGCGGGTCGTCCGAGAGGATCGGCCCATCGATTACGTCCCGCCACCGATGACCACCACAGCGGAACTGTTAGCCGGGCTCGACCACCCCAACGGCTGGGTGCGGGATCGCGCCCAGCGGCAACTGGTCTACCGAGATGCTCCTGAAACCATTGCCTCGCTTCGCGCCCTGGAGAATTTTTCGTCCACGGGGCGTATCCATGCTCTGTGGACGCTGTCGCTGCTCCACAAGCTCGATCAAGCAACCTTTCGTCAGGGTCTGGCCGACGCGCAACCTGCCGTTCGAGTCGCGGCGCTGCGTGCCTTCGAGCCCATGCTCGACGGCACCGAGGCCGAGCGACGGGAGCTGCTCCGCCGCGCGGACGAGGACCCTGATCCACGGGTTCGGCTGCAGGCAGTCCTGACCATGGGGGCCCTGCCCCCGGCCGAAAGGCCCCTCCCACAGATGCTGCAGCTCGGCCGGGGGGCCGACCCGCTCCTCTCACACGCAGTCCTCTCAGGACTAGACGGACTCGAATCGCAAGCATTGGAGATTTTGCTGGAGGAAGATGAGGCCGCGACGACGAATGAGGCCCGCGACCGCTTCCTCACCGAAGTGACGACGGCCGCATTTGCCTCCATTCGCGCCGCGCCGAGCCCCGGACCGGCTACGGTCCAGCTCCTCGATCGCGTGCAAAGCCTCGACCAGAAAGCAAAGCGGACGGCCTTGGTCAACGGAATCGCAGCAGCGCAGCGACTTCCGGGGGCGAGTCGTATCGCGCTCGCAGGGCCGCATGCCCTGCTGGCAGACGAGAGCGATGAGATTCGCCCGATTCGCTCGCACTTCACCTGGCCGGGCGATCCGCGGCCCGGCGGAGCTCGACCACTTTCGTCCGACGAGCTCGAACGATTCCGGAAGGGCGGAGAACTTTATCAAGACGTCTGCGCTTCATGCCACGGCTCCTCGGGACGCGGTATCCCCGGTCAGGCACCGTCGTTGGTCGGCGCTGCATGGGTGAGAGATTCTGACGAGTGGCTCATTCGGATCGTCCTTGGCGGACTCACCGGCCCAATTCAAATCGACGACGAAACCTGGAATCTCAACATGCCGAGCCATGACGATCCTGCGGTGCTTGACGATGAAGCGATTGCAGCCATCCTCACCTTCCTGCGGCGCAGCTTCGGTCACGCCGACGAGCCCGTCACAGCGCAAACCGTGGCGAGAATTCGCGAGATCACGCGCCACCGGCAGAGCCCCTGGACGGTAGCCGACCTGCTCGCCCTGGACGGGCCCCATCGATATGATCGTTACCTCGGAAACTACGGAATCCCGCTGATCGCGATGCAGTTGGAAGTCACTCGATCCGGAACCCAACTCTCCCTCGGCATGGTCAATGGACCTACGACAGATCTTCAGGAAATGACTGACGGAAGCTTCCGGACCAGTGATGCTCTAGGTCTTGCTCTGGAGTTTGTATCGGATCCGGCGAAGCCCGCAGAACCAATCGAAGAAGCCATTCTCAACTATCAGGGAACGCGTGTCCCCCTGGCGCGCCAGAACTAG
- a CDS encoding GDSL-type esterase/lipase family protein produces the protein MGSWKFLVGGSLALGLLGVLVLAAAWFWRARLYRTLFHPVVTARQSSFFREFPVRAGDVVFLGDSLTSQARWGELFPGVAARNRGISGDTTADVRARLREITSAAPAQIFLMIGTNDLGLGLSEEVVLQNIDAILEEIRIESPRTEVFVQTLLPRSRGYAARIRSVNEGLIALADRRGLRWIDVGGAMSSAEGALRADLTGDELHLLGPGYEIWKTTLAPWVGPSPRPLAGKTLEEQ, from the coding sequence ATGGGCAGTTGGAAATTTCTTGTCGGGGGGAGTCTGGCCCTGGGCCTGCTGGGCGTTCTGGTGCTCGCAGCGGCATGGTTCTGGCGGGCCCGACTCTACCGAACTCTTTTCCATCCTGTGGTGACGGCGCGTCAGTCCAGCTTTTTTCGAGAATTCCCTGTGCGCGCCGGAGACGTTGTCTTTTTGGGGGACAGCCTCACCAGTCAGGCGCGATGGGGCGAGCTCTTTCCCGGTGTGGCGGCGCGAAATCGCGGAATCTCCGGAGATACCACCGCGGATGTTCGCGCCCGGCTGCGAGAGATTACCTCGGCCGCACCAGCGCAGATCTTTTTGATGATCGGAACAAACGACCTCGGGTTGGGTCTCTCGGAGGAAGTTGTGCTGCAAAATATTGACGCGATTCTCGAAGAGATCCGCATCGAGAGTCCACGGACCGAAGTTTTTGTGCAGACGCTCCTGCCGCGCAGCCGTGGCTATGCTGCCCGAATTCGTTCGGTGAACGAAGGCCTGATCGCATTGGCCGACCGCAGGGGATTGCGCTGGATCGATGTGGGCGGCGCGATGAGTTCGGCGGAGGGTGCGCTTCGAGCGGATCTCACCGGTGATGAGCTACATCTTCTGGGTCCGGGCTATGAAATTTGGAAAACAACGCTGGCGCCCTGGGTGGGGCCGTCGCCGCGTCCGCTTGCCGGAAAAACTTTGGAGGAGCAATGA
- the rarD gene encoding EamA family transporter RarD, which translates to MQLNGEDSARSGIVAGLLAYLWWGLVTALYYRELDQVHVLELISWRALGGLPICLAILAMPPGLSRLREAMRSPGALRMHGASVAMLVGNWFVFIYAVREERLTEASLGYFLNPLVSVLLGRFFLGEKLVGRQGWALGLAGVGVVVFAASLWRGSGNFLEGFVWIPLVLALSFGFYGLLRKQMTADSITGLTIEVLLIFPFFLGIELWLMREGVAAIGRGDPGLDFLLLAGGLVTVVPLALFGFAAQRLRLSTVGLLQYVSPTCQFILAVLVFGEPLTAGRLIAFLLIWSALGLYSRESWLVARLGAARP; encoded by the coding sequence ATGCAATTGAACGGGGAGGACTCGGCCCGGTCCGGTATCGTTGCTGGTCTGCTCGCCTACCTTTGGTGGGGCCTTGTGACAGCCCTCTATTATCGTGAACTCGATCAAGTTCATGTGCTCGAGTTGATTTCCTGGCGCGCTCTCGGTGGACTCCCGATCTGCCTGGCGATTCTGGCCATGCCCCCGGGGCTCTCTCGGCTCCGGGAAGCAATGCGCTCCCCGGGCGCACTTCGCATGCATGGCGCGTCGGTCGCGATGTTGGTGGGGAATTGGTTCGTTTTCATCTACGCGGTGCGCGAAGAGCGGTTGACCGAGGCCAGCCTCGGCTACTTCCTGAACCCGCTGGTATCCGTGCTGCTTGGACGCTTTTTTCTCGGGGAGAAACTGGTCGGCCGGCAGGGATGGGCTCTCGGGTTGGCCGGCGTCGGGGTCGTCGTGTTCGCCGCTTCCCTGTGGCGAGGCAGCGGAAATTTTCTCGAGGGTTTCGTCTGGATTCCTCTTGTTCTTGCTCTCTCATTCGGATTCTACGGCCTGCTGCGCAAGCAGATGACTGCGGACTCGATTACAGGTTTGACGATCGAGGTCCTTTTGATCTTCCCCTTTTTTCTGGGGATAGAGTTGTGGCTGATGCGCGAAGGCGTGGCTGCGATCGGGCGCGGGGACCCCGGGTTGGACTTCCTGCTCCTCGCCGGGGGGCTGGTCACGGTTGTGCCGCTGGCGCTCTTCGGGTTTGCCGCGCAGCGCCTTCGGTTGAGTACGGTGGGGCTGCTGCAATACGTCAGTCCGACTTGCCAATTTATTCTGGCGGTCCTGGTCTTCGGAGAGCCGCTTACGGCAGGCCGGTTGATAGCGTTTCTTCTGATCTGGAGCGCTTTGGGGCTCTACAGCAGGGAGTCGTGGCTGGTCGCGCGGCTTGGCGCCGCGCGACCCTGA
- a CDS encoding alanine-zipper protein produces the protein MTGNRTTGRQIVAAIMLVTGIALSGCSAKGPSPQQVAAEQADQAAARAEAAALRANQAAERAEAAADKAEAIFKKNVQK, from the coding sequence ATGACCGGAAATCGAACGACTGGGCGTCAGATAGTGGCGGCCATCATGCTTGTGACAGGAATCGCTCTCTCGGGCTGCAGCGCCAAGGGGCCAAGCCCCCAACAGGTTGCCGCCGAGCAGGCCGATCAGGCCGCCGCCCGAGCCGAGGCGGCGGCACTTCGAGCCAATCAGGCCGCCGAACGCGCCGAAGCCGCCGCCGACAAGGCCGAGGCAATCTTCAAGAAGAACGTCCAAAAGTAG
- a CDS encoding 3-oxoacyl-[acyl-carrier-protein] synthase III C-terminal domain-containing protein, with amino-acid sequence MLPEIRLNGWGYCLPGDAVSNEALAGRLGVDRDLGAETGIAERYFSAPGEGPSGLAAIAAGPAMAKAGVAAEDLSMLVFATTTPDVAFPGSACFLQEKLAAPTVGALDLRAQSAGFVAALDMAAAFCAIPAAGTSPEPILLATAEVFSSGLDLSPSGAELASRLADGASVVVLSAGGAGPKLLSSRWYTDGTLLEKFWTAAPHSSQLGRRIDRADLAAGRHYPQSDLPALRGVAQARLIEVLREVSAETQTDLETAARVVIDYVEPQIAFAAARELGIAKDRVVIPTASFGHVMAAGLGIEFARSIDGLATGERMVLASAGPGFTWGAAVIEAD; translated from the coding sequence ATGCTGCCTGAGATTCGCCTGAACGGCTGGGGTTATTGTCTTCCGGGGGACGCCGTCTCCAATGAGGCTCTGGCCGGACGTTTGGGGGTCGATCGGGATCTTGGTGCGGAGACGGGTATCGCCGAGCGGTATTTTTCCGCACCAGGTGAGGGGCCAAGTGGCCTCGCGGCGATCGCTGCCGGACCAGCGATGGCGAAAGCGGGTGTGGCCGCAGAAGACTTGTCGATGCTGGTCTTCGCCACAACTACCCCGGACGTCGCCTTTCCGGGATCGGCCTGCTTTCTCCAGGAGAAATTGGCAGCGCCCACCGTTGGCGCTCTCGACCTCCGTGCGCAATCGGCGGGCTTCGTTGCCGCTCTCGATATGGCGGCAGCCTTTTGCGCAATTCCAGCGGCGGGGACGTCTCCTGAGCCAATTTTGCTGGCGACGGCGGAGGTCTTCTCGAGCGGTCTGGATTTGTCGCCTTCCGGCGCGGAATTGGCCTCTCGTCTCGCGGATGGAGCGTCGGTTGTCGTCCTGTCTGCGGGGGGGGCGGGCCCCAAGCTTTTGAGTTCTCGCTGGTATACCGACGGAACACTTTTGGAGAAGTTCTGGACGGCCGCACCGCATAGTTCGCAATTGGGTCGACGGATCGATCGTGCCGATCTTGCAGCGGGGCGGCACTATCCGCAGTCGGACCTCCCCGCGCTACGTGGTGTTGCGCAGGCGCGACTGATCGAGGTTTTGCGCGAGGTTTCGGCCGAAACGCAAACCGATCTCGAAACCGCCGCCCGCGTGGTCATCGACTACGTGGAGCCTCAAATCGCATTCGCCGCGGCGCGCGAGTTGGGGATTGCCAAGGACCGGGTCGTCATTCCCACGGCGAGCTTTGGGCACGTGATGGCCGCGGGGCTGGGGATCGAATTTGCCCGGAGTATCGACGGGCTGGCGACAGGGGAGCGAATGGTGCTTGCCTCTGCCGGACCTGGCTTCACTTGGGGTGCGGCCGTAATCGAGGCCGACTGA
- a CDS encoding ketoacyl-ACP synthase III: MANRNHILGVGSALPDNVVTNDDLSERMETSHEWIEQRTGICERRHIDAACGGTDLGKIAAERALEAAGLTIEDIDLLIYATLSPDVEWPATACLMAAKLGAPQIPALDVRNQCSGFVYSLATADAWLKRGRGSHVLIVGGEIHSTGLDLTTRGREVGVIFGDAAAAVVLGPSPDGEKGILSSHLHAEGRFAEKLWLEVPSSRREKHILEADFEGEKPVVFPYMAGRYVFKHAVTRFPQVIRESLAANDLDVADLGLLVPHQANLRINQVVAAELGLDESQVVNNMQRYGNTTAASIPLALEEAMLDGRAHEGQYVCMAAFGAGFTWAAALFRW, translated from the coding sequence ATGGCGAACCGTAATCATATCCTCGGGGTGGGCAGCGCTCTTCCGGATAACGTCGTGACGAACGATGATTTGAGCGAGCGCATGGAGACGTCGCATGAATGGATCGAGCAGCGAACCGGTATCTGCGAGCGTCGACATATCGATGCGGCCTGTGGAGGCACGGATCTTGGCAAGATCGCGGCAGAGCGAGCATTGGAAGCCGCAGGCCTGACGATCGAGGATATCGATCTTCTGATCTATGCGACTCTTTCCCCGGATGTGGAGTGGCCCGCGACGGCGTGCCTGATGGCCGCGAAACTGGGCGCACCGCAGATTCCGGCGTTGGACGTGCGCAACCAATGTTCAGGATTCGTATATTCGCTGGCGACGGCCGACGCCTGGCTCAAGAGGGGGCGGGGTTCCCATGTTCTGATCGTCGGTGGCGAGATTCACTCCACTGGCCTGGATCTGACCACGCGTGGTCGAGAGGTCGGGGTGATTTTCGGTGACGCGGCAGCAGCGGTCGTGCTGGGGCCCTCACCGGATGGCGAGAAGGGTATCCTCTCTTCGCATCTTCATGCGGAAGGACGATTTGCGGAGAAGCTATGGCTGGAAGTTCCGTCGAGTCGTCGCGAGAAGCATATCCTGGAAGCCGACTTCGAGGGGGAAAAGCCGGTGGTCTTTCCCTATATGGCGGGCCGTTATGTCTTCAAGCACGCTGTGACGCGGTTTCCGCAAGTCATTCGGGAATCGCTGGCCGCCAATGATCTCGATGTGGCCGACCTCGGTCTGCTGGTGCCGCATCAAGCGAACCTGCGGATCAATCAGGTCGTTGCTGCCGAGCTCGGGCTCGACGAGAGTCAGGTGGTCAATAATATGCAGCGCTACGGAAACACGACGGCCGCCTCGATTCCGCTGGCCCTGGAAGAAGCAATGCTGGACGGTCGGGCGCACGAGGGACAATACGTTTGTATGGCAGCTTTTGGAGCCGGTTTTACTTGGGCTGCTGCGTTGTTCCGCTGGTAG
- the rimI gene encoding ribosomal protein S18-alanine N-acetyltransferase — MVESDLFRVAAIEREAFSRPGARERLAKEIELPQSRPRVALIGDRAVGYLIYWQVTDEFQLLDIAVKKEFRGIGVAGSLLGHLLDEADALLGSTVHLEVSAANDSAIRLYAAHGFIEVGQRANYYGPGEDALVLVRDAK, encoded by the coding sequence ATGGTCGAGAGCGACCTCTTTCGTGTGGCGGCCATCGAGCGCGAGGCCTTCAGCCGACCCGGGGCCCGGGAGCGATTGGCAAAAGAAATCGAATTGCCGCAGTCACGCCCACGGGTGGCACTGATCGGGGACCGCGCTGTGGGTTACCTGATCTACTGGCAAGTCACGGACGAGTTTCAGCTTCTCGACATCGCCGTCAAGAAGGAGTTCCGAGGAATCGGCGTCGCGGGTTCGCTGCTGGGCCATCTTCTTGATGAGGCGGACGCGCTTCTGGGGTCTACGGTTCACCTCGAAGTATCTGCCGCAAACGACTCGGCGATCCGGCTCTATGCCGCCCATGGATTTATCGAAGTAGGGCAGAGGGCCAATTACTACGGGCCCGGAGAGGATGCGCTCGTTTTGGTGCGGGACGCGAAGTGA
- a CDS encoding CarD family transcriptional regulator: MFKVGQKVVYPAHGVGVIESVQSKTIAGSQKKFYMLRFLENDMTIMVPMENVDAVGLRPIIGKATVSKVYKILRDKKVEIDQQTWNRRYREYTERIKTGSVLEIAKVLRDLFVLKSDKELSFGERKMLDTARSLLVKELSIAREHPEEKIMEELRTIFAP, encoded by the coding sequence ATGTTCAAGGTTGGTCAGAAGGTCGTTTATCCCGCTCACGGTGTTGGCGTCATCGAAAGCGTTCAAAGCAAGACCATCGCCGGGTCGCAGAAGAAGTTCTACATGCTGCGCTTTCTCGAGAACGATATGACGATCATGGTGCCGATGGAAAACGTCGACGCCGTGGGGCTCCGCCCGATCATTGGGAAGGCCACCGTCTCCAAGGTTTATAAAATCCTTCGCGACAAGAAAGTCGAGATCGATCAGCAGACCTGGAATCGTCGCTATCGAGAATACACCGAGCGCATCAAGACAGGTTCGGTTTTGGAGATCGCCAAAGTTCTTCGGGATCTCTTCGTTCTGAAGAGTGACAAGGAACTCTCTTTCGGCGAACGCAAAATGCTGGACACGGCGCGTTCCCTGCTCGTCAAGGAACTATCCATTGCTCGCGAGCATCCGGAAGAAAAGATCATGGAAGAACTCCGCACGATCTTTGCCCCGTAG
- the larE gene encoding ATP-dependent sacrificial sulfur transferase LarE, with translation MASGLSPDVLEKLNQLRASLAKLPSVLVAYSGGVDSTFVLAVAHEVLGPEALGLTTSSAAVPTRELEEARLLAADIGARHLVVDTDEVAIDAYAENPTNRCYFCKDNLYRICHAEAESRGIDTVIDGVNLDDLGDFRPGLDAAREQLVRHPLVEVGMTKEDVRQASAHLELPTWDKPAQPCLASRFPYGTSISRSRLGRIEEAEEQVRALGFREFRVRFAGENAARLEIAGAELERATQADTHDALVAGIRSAGFAEVVLDLRAFRSGRLNEAEN, from the coding sequence ATGGCCAGTGGACTTTCACCCGATGTTCTCGAAAAACTCAACCAGCTGCGTGCGTCTCTCGCCAAACTCCCATCGGTCCTGGTCGCCTACTCCGGCGGCGTCGATTCGACCTTCGTCCTTGCGGTAGCGCACGAGGTTCTTGGTCCCGAGGCACTCGGCCTGACCACAAGTTCGGCTGCCGTTCCGACGCGAGAACTGGAGGAAGCCCGACTGCTCGCTGCCGATATCGGCGCCCGGCATCTGGTGGTGGATACCGACGAAGTAGCGATCGACGCCTACGCAGAAAACCCGACCAATCGTTGTTATTTCTGCAAGGACAACCTCTACCGCATCTGCCACGCGGAAGCAGAGAGCCGCGGCATCGATACCGTGATCGATGGCGTCAATCTGGATGACCTCGGCGATTTCCGCCCCGGTCTCGATGCCGCTCGGGAACAACTCGTGCGCCATCCTCTAGTCGAGGTCGGCATGACCAAGGAGGACGTACGCCAAGCCAGCGCGCACCTTGAGCTACCAACTTGGGACAAACCCGCTCAACCATGCCTGGCCTCACGCTTCCCCTATGGAACCTCGATCTCAAGAAGTCGACTCGGCCGAATCGAGGAGGCCGAAGAGCAAGTTCGCGCTCTCGGCTTCCGAGAGTTCCGGGTTCGCTTTGCCGGCGAGAATGCCGCGCGACTCGAGATCGCCGGAGCCGAACTTGAACGAGCAACCCAAGCGGACACACACGATGCTCTGGTTGCCGGAATCCGTTCGGCAGGCTTTGCCGAAGTCGTGCTGGACCTGCGCGCATTTCGCAGCGGTCGATTGAACGAAGCCGAGAACTGA
- the cysK gene encoding cysteine synthase A, which yields MPAPNLVASSPLELIGGTPVVRLNRVGPAGGAEIWAKLEMNNPGGSLKDRIALSMVEQAEKSGELHPDSHIVEPTSGNTGIGLAFVAAVKGYRLTLTMPDTMTEERRSLLNGYGVELELTPDNKGMQAAVDRADVIAATDEKAFVPRQFSNPANPLAHAEKTATEILDQMPRLDAFVAGVGTGGTISGVAPALRRARPGCRIIAVEPATSAVIAGEPPGMHRIQGIGAGFVPANLHRDAFDEVASVTDEEATLAARETAEQEGLLVGISSGANLVVARRIAAQLPPEAIVLTLFCDSGQRYLTTDLFEAPTSDGEKRGI from the coding sequence ATGCCCGCTCCAAACCTAGTGGCCAGCAGCCCGCTCGAGCTGATTGGCGGAACCCCCGTGGTTCGGTTGAATCGGGTCGGACCTGCCGGTGGCGCCGAGATCTGGGCCAAACTGGAAATGAACAATCCCGGCGGAAGCCTCAAGGACCGCATCGCGCTCAGCATGGTGGAGCAGGCCGAAAAGTCCGGCGAATTGCATCCCGACAGCCATATCGTCGAGCCGACAAGCGGGAACACGGGCATCGGTCTGGCCTTCGTGGCCGCCGTCAAAGGATACCGGCTGACGCTCACGATGCCCGACACCATGACCGAAGAGCGGCGCTCCCTGCTGAACGGGTATGGCGTCGAACTCGAACTCACGCCCGACAACAAGGGAATGCAAGCTGCTGTCGACCGCGCCGACGTCATTGCCGCCACAGACGAGAAGGCCTTCGTTCCGCGACAGTTCTCGAATCCTGCCAACCCGCTCGCCCACGCGGAGAAGACGGCCACCGAAATTCTCGATCAGATGCCGCGGCTGGACGCTTTCGTAGCCGGGGTCGGCACGGGAGGAACAATCAGCGGAGTCGCCCCCGCCCTGCGCCGCGCTCGACCCGGATGCCGCATCATCGCCGTAGAACCCGCCACATCGGCGGTCATCGCCGGGGAACCGCCCGGGATGCACCGAATTCAGGGAATCGGCGCCGGCTTCGTCCCCGCGAACCTCCATAGGGATGCATTTGATGAGGTGGCGAGCGTGACCGATGAAGAAGCCACTCTGGCGGCGCGAGAAACAGCCGAGCAGGAAGGCCTGCTGGTCGGCATCTCCTCGGGAGCCAATCTAGTCGTGGCCCGAAGGATTGCGGCCCAGCTGCCCCCCGAGGCCATCGTACTGACTCTGTTCTGCGACTCGGGCCAGCGTTACCTGACGACCGACCTGTTCGAAGCGCCCACCAGTGACGGCGAAAAGCGGGGCATCTGA
- a CDS encoding DUF1844 domain-containing protein, whose product MSGSGSEEEEKNAFRVVDRRRFDADGSDRDEGEIGKAVPVEPAAAPAGTSESAGPSETAGAPGADATPGTGAAPSGGATDPSDTMPGGEPNPGEPPPPTFSSLILSLSTQALFTLGEIAESPDAEPQIDLLAGKQLIDLLGVLQEKTSGNLDAGESELMERILYDLRLRFVEIARRSTARPPEN is encoded by the coding sequence ATGAGCGGATCGGGATCAGAGGAAGAAGAGAAGAACGCGTTCCGCGTTGTGGACCGTCGTCGTTTTGACGCCGATGGTTCGGATCGTGACGAGGGCGAAATCGGCAAGGCGGTCCCCGTCGAACCGGCAGCGGCACCAGCCGGGACCTCCGAGTCCGCAGGCCCCTCCGAGACAGCCGGTGCCCCCGGGGCGGATGCCACCCCCGGCACTGGGGCAGCACCTTCGGGGGGTGCGACAGATCCATCGGATACCATGCCTGGCGGCGAGCCGAACCCCGGCGAACCTCCGCCGCCCACCTTCAGCTCTCTCATTTTGAGCCTCAGCACCCAAGCACTTTTTACTCTCGGAGAAATCGCCGAGAGCCCCGACGCCGAGCCCCAGATAGACCTTCTCGCCGGCAAGCAACTCATCGATCTCCTCGGCGTTCTCCAGGAGAAAACCAGCGGGAACCTGGACGCTGGCGAGAGTGAATTGATGGAACGCATTCTGTACGACCTACGCCTGCGTTTTGTCGAGATCGCTCGTCGCTCAACGGCCCGGCCGCCTGAGAATTAG